One part of the Paroedura picta isolate Pp20150507F chromosome 5, Ppicta_v3.0, whole genome shotgun sequence genome encodes these proteins:
- the PNRC2 gene encoding proline-rich nuclear receptor coactivator 2, whose protein sequence is MGGGERFNIPSTQPRNTNKNHQQLNRKKNKDQNSHMKKIHKKERGHGCSPPSAAWQAMQAGGKNTVHFPTNQNWNPALSTTLFMPQTNQNYAGAKFSEPPSPSVLPKPPSHWVTVSLNPADKDIMTFQLKTLLKVQA, encoded by the coding sequence ATGGGGGGTGGAGAAAGATTTAACATTCCATCTACCCAGCCTAGAAACACTAACAAGAACCACCAGCAGCTAAACAGGAAAAAGAACAAAGACCAGAATTCCCATATGAAGAAAATCCACAAGAAAGAAAGGGGACATGGATGTAGTCCACCGTCCGCAGCGTGGCAGGCCATGCAGGCTGGGGGAAAGAACACCGTGCATTTCCCAACTAACCAGAATTGGAATCCAGCTTTATCCACGACACTCTTCATGCCTCAAACCAACCAAAATTATGCTGGAGCAAAATTCAGTGAGCCTCCTTCTCCAAGTGTTCTTCCTAAGCCACCGAGTCACTGGGTCACTGTTTCACTGAACCCTGCTGATAAAGATATCATGACTTTTCAGTTAAAGACCTTGCTTAAAGTTCAGGCTTGA